In Trifolium pratense cultivar HEN17-A07 linkage group LG7, ARS_RC_1.1, whole genome shotgun sequence, a genomic segment contains:
- the LOC123898141 gene encoding protein RADIALIS-like 4 encodes MASSSNWTAKQNKRFENALAMLEKDTPDRWQKLARAVGGKTIEEVKRHYEMLVEDVKQIEEGHVPLPNYTNNLGYTYIMDQDKRMKALSLH; translated from the exons ATGGCTTCAAGCTCGAATTGGACAGCAAAGCAGAACAAAAGATTTGAGAATGCATTGGCAATGTTGGAGAAGGATACTCCTGATCGTTGGCAGAAGCTAGCTAGAGCTGTGGGAGGGAAAACTattgaagaagtgaaaagaCATTATGAGATGCTTGTTGAAGATGTGAAGCAGATTGAAGAAGGACATGTTCCCCTCCCTAATTACACAAATAATCTTGGTTACACTTACATAATGGATCAAGATAAAAG GATGAAGGCTCTAAGTCTCCATTGA